In one window of Mytilus galloprovincialis chromosome 6, xbMytGall1.hap1.1, whole genome shotgun sequence DNA:
- the LOC143079194 gene encoding fatty acyl-CoA hydrolase precursor, medium chain-like: MRFLFCSLYLSILNTVITENTIETALLKTSLGSIKGIKGVFAETGDTLYEFRGIPFGKPPVGSLRFKKPVPFGLWNETLDGTAFRSACPQNIPDFMPELSRPSTSEDCLFLNVYVPNSLDKLNNFSVMVWIHGGGFEVGFGNEEDLLRMAIEGDVIMVSFNYRLGIFGFLAIGHPAARGNYALWDQKLALQWVHDNIEMFGGNPNSVTIFGESAGGYSVSLQSLISSNNGLFHRAIAQSGVHSKILMRKQDEVQEYANQLSKKSMCPLGNEYKFVDCLRQKQVQELLEIADFYPTVSEDKLKRHIFFKSHSYPIVDGELFTENPIVSLEDKTSAVSQFFGSLDFISGTTSNEGSLLYLISFPELQEFYRFNVTEGVPHKVACEAIIAPYVEKYLRGDGSIKEQMCNFYKADASTREQSLRATELLADVMFTYPSIKMLEFHAALKNGKTYQYLFSKTSPDPFGGTPPEWFEGCGHGDDLIWLFKVGDHEISDDEKQFSKNLIQYWTSFAKSGRPIGGPESMFWIPFDLSGRMYLNFDIPTVLQSFYKMETSELWSDIYTLIEIYNNREEHDEL; this comes from the exons ATGAGATTCTTATTTTGTTCGTTGTACCTATCGATCCTGAATACAGTAATTACAGAAAACACGATAGAAACTGCGTTACTAAAAACTTCATTGGGATCGATTAAAGGCATAAAGGGAGTATTTGCAGAGACAGGGGACACTTTGTACGAATTCCGTGGAATACCATTCGGAAAACCTCCTGTTGGATCTCTGAGATTTAAGAAACCAGTGCCGTTCGGGTTATGGAACGAAACATTAGATGGTACTGCCTTTCGCTCGGCATGTCCACAAAACATCCCGGATTTCATGCCTGAATTATCTAGACCTTCAACATCCGAAGACTGTTTGTTCTTAAATGTGTACGTACCAAATTCATTAGACAAATTGAATAACTTTTCAGTGATGGTCTGGATTCATGGCGGGGGATTTGAAGTTGGGTTTGGAAATGAGGAAGATCTTTTGCGAATGGCTATAGAAGGGGACGTTATAATGGTCAGTTTTAACTATAGACTCGGTATTTTTGGATTTTTAGCCATAGGCCACCCAGCTGCACGGGGTAACTATGCATTATGGGATCAGAAATTAGCTTTACAGTGGGTTCAtgataatattgaaatgtttggCGGGAATCCGAATTCCGTGACTATTTTCGGAGAATCTGCAGGCGGCTACAGTGTATCACTTCAATCTCTTATATCTTCAAATAATGGTTTATTCCATCGTGCTATTGCTCAAAGTGGAGTCCATAGTAAAATCTTAATGCGCAAACAGGATGAAGTTCAAGAATATGCAAATCAACTGTCAAAAAAATCGATGTGTCCACTGGGAAATGAGTACAAATTCGTAGATTGCTTAAGACAAAAACAAGTTCAAGAACTTTTAGAAATTGCTGACTTTTATCCGACGGTATCAGAAGACAAATTAAAAAGGCATATCTTTTTTAAATCGCATAGTTATCCTATCGTTGATGGCGAGTTGTTTACCGAAAACCCTATCGTTAGTTTAGAGGACAAAACGTCTGCTGTTTCTCAGTTTTTCGGATCTCTTGACTTTATTTCTGGAACAACTTCTAATGAAGGATCATTATTATATTTAATCTCATTTCCTGAACTGCAAGAATTTTATAGATTTAACGTAACGGAAGGAGTTCCACACAAAGTAGCGTGTGAGGCAATAATTGCACCTTATGTTGAGAAGTATCTTAGAGGCGACGGCAGTATTAAAGAACAAATGTGCAATTTTTACAAAGCGGATGCATCTACCAGAGAACAGAGTCTAAGAGCAACAGAACTCCTGGCAGATGTCATGTTCACATATCCCTCCATAAAAATGTTGGAATTCCACGCAGCTTTGAAAAATGGAAAAACTTACCAGTATTTATTTTCTAAGACTAGTCCAGATCCCTTTGGAGGAACTCCCCCTGAATGGTTTGAAGGCTGTGGGCATGGAGACGATCTAATATGGCTGTTTAAAGTTGGAGACCATGAAATTTCTGATGATGAGAAACAGTTTTCTAAAAACTTAATACAATATTGGACTTCTTTCGCAAAATCAGG TAGACCAATAGGTGGACCTGAATCGATGTTCTGGATACCTTTCGATTTGAGCGGACGGATGTACTTAAACTTTGATATCCCAACAGTTCTTCAAAGTTTCTACAAAATGGAGACTTCTGAACTATGGTCAGATATATACACACTAATAGAGATATATAATAACAGAGAAGAACATGACGAATTATAG
- the LOC143079195 gene encoding uncharacterized protein LOC143079195 isoform X1 yields MTFKCGMDFGTDKSNITYRELTVERSLYPPTSNTPSIQKPDPPTNVSAVCKETSMTVFWRPGFIGGYTQLFKVKILNNQTNQTTSSSFISDQGETEIMKVVFDSLSSKTLYIVYMQAINKLGTVEYVGDVHCTTISAPNSGQSDMISAAGIGAGIGSAVIILVLKSLVVFFYKKRINENKEPNSMYQATENSSEDVVNAEKHIYNELQHVGNDSSVMDHISDETHTYYNECGTMTNIDTEHYQNINRHNEAADCQDENPPVYIDLNI; encoded by the exons TGTATCCACCTACCTCCAATACGCCAAGTATACAGAAACCAGACCCTCCAACAAATGTATCCGCTGTTTGCAAGGAAACATCTATGACCGTGTTTTGGAGACCAGGGTTTATTGGAGGTTATACTCAATTATTTAAAGTAAAGATACTGAATAACCAGACAAACCAAACCACTTCTTCTTCCTTTATATCTGATCAAGGAGAAACAGAAATAATGAAGGTTGTTTTTGATTCACTTAGTTCCAaaacattatatattgtttatatgcAAGCCATCAATAAACTTGGAACAGTGGAATACGTAGGAGACGTACACTGCACGACAATATCAG CTCCAAACTCTGGCCAATCAGATATGATTTCGGCTGCAGGGATCGGAGCAGGCATCGGATCAGCTGTAATAATATTGGTATTAAAAAGTCTTGTGGTATTTTTTTACAAGAaaagaataaatgaaaataaag AACCAAATTCAATGTACCAAGCAACTGAAAATTCAAG TGAAGATGTGGTGAACGctgaaaaacatatatacaatgaGTTGCAACATGTAGGAAATG ATTCATCTGTGATGGACCATATATCAGATGAGACACA CACCTATTATAATGAATGTGGTACAATGACAAACATAGATACAGAACATTATCAAAATATCAACAGACATAACGAAG ctGCTGATTGTCAGGACGAAAATCCTCCTGTTTATATAGATTtgaacatttaa